Genomic DNA from Lepeophtheirus salmonis chromosome 9, UVic_Lsal_1.4, whole genome shotgun sequence:
TTAGAGTTTTGTAGAactaaaattatactttattaacAAACGACCGTTTGACTAcgattaatataatattaaagtcaatatatttctaataagaTTTCCATTATCTATACTATGGAATCAAAAATGTTAGAGGGAATGACGTAATTACTTTAGTTATTGACGTAATTGATTAACTACCAACAAATACgtctagatttttgaaataaccaaagatattaaatatattctcctTTCTGCAGTTGTCATGAGTTAACACTTGTCACGTCGTTACCTTActtgtatcacgcaacttttctttcaaaagaaacagaaaaaaatgccgaaatcatttggtaattatccaaataagtcaatcataccaactgctatttattttctacataatcCCAGACtagccaaaaatattatttctacacAATTTTACGctgtattacatatatatttcaagatattaAACCTAcctagtattttattcgataatcTATTAGTAAATTACATgctaacattttataaaaagcctagataaacatttataattgaatatgatagccaaaatttcttcatagaaatattaaaatggtacgagggatcaacaagaagtTGTATTCccgtccttttggaaacggagcaaagtttagtataacttattatttcgtttatttattagaaacaaCAAATCATGAAAGAACTATGACGTATCACGACAGAAGAGGGGTTCCACAgctgataataaaatacaaagtgtatttttatgtttgcgAGGTAATGCCGTGTTGTATGATTGATTGCATCCTACTCTACACAACggggtttatatattatttgattttcatattaatttatataaacctTCGTTTAGAATTCGTATAATTTCATACTCagtcatttgtttatttaaaaagataaaatgatcACTTCAATGTTGTTATTAATGTCTATTCTTACCCCCGGagcatatacaaaaatacagcCGCCGAAGGAAACTTCAATTTAATGCAGGAATCCGTGCGTATAACATATAACCCAGAAGTTgaggtatattttatatgaaaatgcaATCATCacattgttaataaattaaaggtaAAATGCTAAAGGGAACACTTAAAACAAACATCACATCCAAAACCtagactaaaaataaatgaaacataaatacaaacacaccaaaatgaaaataagatatCTTCTTAAAGTTAAAGTCAACAGACATAATGTAATTTCACGACAGTACGCGATTACTGTCAAAATCCcaaacttctataaaaatatcCCCAAAACGACCAGTGGCAATAATTCTatcaataaagaataaaatgtatCTCTTTTTTCATTGCAGATCGCGACTAAAACCCCATATATTTATCCCCATGCTTTCTAAGGCATCACATCTCGTTATAAGATGTACAGGAGATTCTGGTTCTTCTCTACACAACCTGTATGAGTCATCCTCACCCAAGCTCTTTAGATGAATCTTCAAGGGAATATGACCAGTCACAAAACttgcaacctttttaattgatgttcttctctctttatatattttctatcccTCACAAAGACAATGTTCttctctctttatatattttctatccctcacaaagacaaagaaaaaagtaCATTCTTTGCCGACAACTTGGATAACCACGCAACTCGTTCAAAcagacatatttaatttttttccttatttcagtttttactGTGAACAGTGAAACTTTCAATGTcgattttttagtcattttacaTCCCATTTTAGCTAGTGCATCCACAATTCTTTGTCCGTATTATTGCTATGGCCCTTTACCCATGACATGTTTACAGAACCTTTCATTCTGCCAATCTCAACCAATATCATTTCTTGCTGTCTAGTAAAGGTTCCATTTTTTGACAGATAATCTATCAGTATGAAAAACCATTGGACAACCTGAATGCAAGAGCTTGCAATACTTGGAAAATTCCATACAACTTAGCTTTTAAACACCAGTTTAAATTTTCATAGCCATCAAGAATAGATTCGTCCCCACACGAAATACATCAACCATAACCAACtttatcttcaaattttgaTTCATCATTGAACATATTTAGTAATGGAGCATTTGCAGATGACCCTACCTTCATAGTCCCAAAAGAAGTACAGTTATAAGgtttatgaactattttttctaaGAGTGCATCAAACTTGTGGAGTATTTTATCTAAATCTGGTTGGAGAAGGGTTTGTCTTCCTTTTGTTCTTGACTGCACAATCCATGTGATTGTAACATCATCTATAACTTTTAATCTAGTTGTCATCCCATGTCTCTTAACACTAAGATGTAAAGGTtccatattaaaattaatctcCATTGCTTTGTTGGTATTGATCGCAACGCTCTAAACGTCAACAGACAGTCTAATCTATTGACCCTTCAAACCTTTGTGATTTCCCCCTGTTTTTCTATGATCCGACGTGCCCATATTGCTGCCCAATAACATACCACTAATCCAAACATGCCTCTCGAATCTCTCTCGGAGTCCCCATTGGAAGCCAACTAAGTTTTTTGCAGCAAACAATacctttttggttttttgacGAAATGATCAATATGAAGACCCCATCCCAGACGTCGGTCAATTATAAAACCAAGGTCCACTCTATCGCTGTATCATTTATTATGATCTCAGGAAACTCAATTGACGTGACATGTACAAATCAAGTTTAGCGGgtcaattcaatgtatataatgacttaataataattaacagttgacaGGAAGAAAAATGTAGAAGGGTAGCCAAAAGTTTTGAAACTCTGTCAGGGACCTAATTTTCTTCCACTTCTGTCTTAAGGGATTATTTCTATACCCCCATGGATCAAAATTCAGATACTGGACCAAAATTATAAGGGTCAAAGACTGTTGTAATACTTCCAGACAATATCACAACACTTCTACCAGccatatgtttgttttttgtttttcaaattttttctttccctCTTGACAGAGTAGATAAAAAAGTTTGACGAGGAAtttgatcctttttttattagaaaggttgagagatgtaTTAAAGATCGCATTATTAAAAGAGAAACTCTCATAGAAACGCAGCCTTTATGAATATAGGCTAAAAGATCatgtatgtacttttaaaatttgcagTTATATATGTTATCAAATATGGAAGGGCTTGTTTGTTGATATGGACTCTCGTgtggaaagagaaaataaaggaGCATAAATCGCATGCTTAAACTAATTAGCCTtagtataattaatgaataaatttgggAAAAGTTGTTGGAAATTATTACACATCAATACATAACATAtgatgtatgtgtagactgtaGGTGTTTGGTAATTTAGGAGGGttgtccgcagggggtgggttAAAAGAGCTGTAGCTCAATaactttttgctttttactagaaattttctggtcaggatgaaaaaattttactcaaaaataggggtaaaatctggttttcaaattttttattgtctttaacAGATGtgggttataaaaaaaaattaatatttgaaattttcatacaaaataattatttttcaaaagaactgttgacttttgaattttgtttccaaaaaattcaatttgtaaggaataaatataaatatatatttttttttttcccaaaataattaatatttaaatttaacgtttgagtttattttttcaaagaattctatttttgaaaattttgtgaatatatgtgtatttatagataaataagccttaataataaaaaatccttttttacgAATTTGTTTTTGACTTGTGACAAAACTGGGttgattgataaaatatgtacaatgcagagaaaaaaagaattatcttTATATggacatgaaaaaaaagagaagattcGGGACGattatagattataaaatatttcttataaaatagtcAATTTGATTGCTCAACTATATTAATGGTGATAATGTCAAACCTCATATGAAAAAGGAAGTGTGTATAAATGTTGGTTTTAGGCCTAAATATCCTACAACTGCTTGAGactattttgattttcagtAAACCGAACTCAAGGCGTCCGCAAAAGTAcaaatatgcataattatttttttggaggcttttaaattttttttgattaatattaatattttgtgaaaaaaaattagaaaaattaaatttcaaatgttttttttttaaattattaaattttttgacaaaaaaacaattcccaactattcacaaaaaataaattttttgcatacaaatttcaaaaattgaatttctaatataaaaagttttggaaaaaaaactcaaaacattAAGTTTTGGGGagataaagttaaaaaattaaatttctaataaaaattgtttggaaaaaaaaagtcaaaaattaaaatttggggagatttattttaataatttatagctattcacagcaaattaattttcttggaaaaaaatttgaataattaaattaaattttaaatatcaaattttttgaaaaaaaaatttaaattttaaattttctagtaaaaccAAAACTCCCTTAATTTGAGGGGAAATACAACCCTTCCAGCCCACCCGACAATTCAGTCCTTTTAAAGAGTTCAAGTTGGGCCGAtctcaatgaaaaaatgaacgGTCTAGACGGATTTTATAGAGTAGCGTTTTTTAGGGTTTCTCGAAATGAGCACCATGGCACACTAGGGTGTACTTTTGCCTTGTTTTTAGTCCCacgaaaaaaattagtatttcaaCATCTGACTTTTGAAATCTgacatttcatatataaatatatttaaatacataaatacatttttagaccGATATTTCGGGCCAAACAGCGATCTCCGGGGTATAAAGGGAAATTTAGTCGTATCCAAATTGTGAATcaattttttggtctcaatatgTGGGCCAATTTTTTTAGGTCTCGATCTATGAGAAGATTTTTTACCCTTTATCCAGATTTGTGTGTTGTACAAataggattatttaaaaaatgtatatttgatctaaaatatttatggcTATAACCATTTATAATTAACCtactttactatttttttcttttttacattgaCAATTTATGCTCCAAATGATTTTATTACGAGATTGAGATGAGACAAATTGGGATAATATTTGTAACTTCCAAGGAAGTacgtttaaaaatgaaaagttaatcACTTCCACATTCAAATTATTAAGTTTAAttcaattccatatttttatttttaaaaagaatgtcATTTTAATTGTATTCTGAAAATTGCATGAGGCTCAAAAATATGGAAGGCTTTAGTTTATAAACACTgcaaaaaacaagaaatgatAACGATTTTTTTCTCTGTAGAGAATACTAGTGTTGGCTTTCGGTCTGAAACTTTTAGTTCAGTCTGAGACAGCTATGATATTTAGTGGACGGAAGCTATTGAGGTCCTCAAAAGAAGTTCAGGCTTCACCGGTATTCACCGGTATCATTGaccggtctcatttaaaattcggtataGATCGATACTATGAATGAATTGATCATAACGtcatttgtgtttcaaaattgtgaatatccCTCTGCAATGACGTCACATGAAGTTATATGTGTTGGATAAATCATATGTGCATAGCTTAAAAACGATGATAGACAGTGGCGTCCacagtataatatatgtattagtttttggatttttttagaaaaaaaaaatatattaattttttcgacaaaattttcaaaaatcaatagatatcgaatagaaatttcaaaaatttgcagCTGTTCACAagaattttctaatataaaatattttgggaaaaaaattctccCCATTTTAgcgtaatttttttcttcatcctGACCAATCCTGTGGGGGGAGGGTTGTACAGCCACCTCATCCCACACCATACGGATGCCCCTGATAGGGGAGAATAAAGGTTGACTGATTgagattgaaaaaatcaatccacGATTTCAAAACGATTACATTTCGGTCTATGGCTTGAGGTCGTGGTATGGAACGGAACATCATTTCAAACGACTTTAGATAAAACTGGAAAAAAAGTCGGACTTCAACCGACTCTCAACaccaataaatacatttagCATGTTATACTccattttaatatcatattaagcAGGTCTTTTAATGAGTagcaggttttttttctttctttttgctaGGCTAAAACATTAAACCAGTTTCTTGATCCAAATgtagtacaaaaaaattcaattcattcCTCAACAATTCCTGATTTCTTTTATtcagaaaggttgagagattaaAATCGTTATTAGCTTTTGAATATAACATGATGTTACTAGGGTGACTCTCTTTTCAACGGATATGTgctttatgtacatttttttttttttttttttttttcatggaatgTACGGTTTTATGATTGACAaattgggcatgttaaaaaattaactttagtagaaaattaatttcaaattaaaaatgaaccaaaattcaatatattctctgtaaaaacataaatttaaaatctaaaatgtTAGTTTAATACTTCAACTTTCTTTACTAAAAGATTTACCCTTTACTCTTTAAGTTAAGTTAATTTTAGTTCTTTTATCTTTCTCCCCTTAGAAGAAGGTTGGAAgaggattaaaaaagaagaaaatcacaTCATGTTTATTGTCACCTTTATtgtaccacgcaacctttcatacgaaaagaaacagaggagacccaaaatcagttggtagttcaTAGCTTAACAAAAGCTTATCAGGCAttagtaaactaaaaaaatcaacatatattATCTACAAGGTGGTGTGACATTCTGGAgctagttatttaaaaaaaaatagcgaatgctaaaataattttcaccGTGACCTCTTTGTGAATAACTATCacctaattttttattacaaaatattatcaaacagggtgttttattattttgtcaaaagactctttgttgctttgtttacaaacaaatataagtaaacaacgctcatgtaagtcaaccaatcaaattttagaacactgattaagAGAAAATTAGCAGAAATGTAGACagcaaaataaatagttaattcatGTGTTTGCAAGGTAATGCTGGGATATCTTGATAATAGAGCGTTGTTAATCATATAAAACGTCATGATTTCTCAATTAGAAACCAAAAGGGACGCCATGTTGGAGACATAGATgttgatatattatgtactatgtacatacttagaaatgaaaaaagattatgtatttatatattttaaaaaaaaaatcttcgatTAGTGCTTGTtttaactattgaaaaaaaaaaaaaaaaaaaaaaaaaaaatgagctccTATTTACCTATAACTAAGGAAGAGATCTCTgtctaaagaaaaaacaaagtttaccGATTAAATTAGGAAAAAGGTTGATGCGTGttctctttcttctcttttgttcattattaagtTGTATGGTGCAAACATCTtcatctaaaagaaaaatatagccTATCTTTGGTCTAAATTGATTCAaacattcataataaaatagatatatataaattaaataccgGGCAACCGTTATTAATAACTCATCTCAATTATGTAGATTTTGAGAGGTTATGAgtcattttcttttacaattttcctatgagcAATATCGTAGAACACATAATTGACTGTCGATTGCTATGAAAAACATGCCTGAGGGACATTGTAAATCATCTTCTTTGAGGTCCAAGTCTTCTTCCCAATGGCCTTTCTGGGACAATCCCGCGCGGAGGAGCACTACAATCTCAATCCTCTTTTTGTACTGTGTACTCATGGTGgtgactaggacaatgtttttcttagcaatggacagtaaaaaaacatatatagttatatataacaggcagctcctattaaaaatggttttagttCAGTTAAACTATATGTCTCGTGCCTGTCGTACTCTTAATAAATCCCAAGACGTTTTATTCTGATTATATATCACAGCGTTACCTAGTTAACACAAAAGTTTAGATTGTTagttgtcgatgtttctgcttcctTTCTCATTACCATTGTTATGAGCGTGATATAGTTGGCTTGGTTCAAGAATGATGACaccatgttatttattttctactttttcatttcttctGTTTATTCTAATAAGAAGTGCATAATTTaatacctatgtacatatatcataatattaattcagagagacaatcttattgattattgggaatcaagaaaatgaatgtGAGAGAAGGTAGGTAGAGCTTTAGAAGGTGACGCGAAGGATGAAAGAAAGGAACTTCGAGGGAGGAAGTACGTAGTCTCCTTCATTTTGATTTCAAACATGGAGAGAGATTCATGACCTTAATATCGACatgtaaatttttctataataattactttattctaaGCGCACTGTATTAAGAGTAATGAGAGCGTGTGTAGAGCTTAAGGCAAAGACGAAAGGGTTTACGCACATACATAACATATACGCATACATATCTCTTTAGCGGCATCCAACATGATGTGTTCCACATCTACAAAGATTAATCGTACGAGAACACTTGCTTCAATCACTCCTTACAGCGCTTGAGTCGTTTTCTCTACCTCTTTCTGGCTCTAATAACTGTATGGAAGATATCACACCAGCAGCCCCATTATGGCCGCAACGGATGATCATTTTCAGCACAATGTGATCCCCATCGGATTTATTGCCTTTTTTACTCCTTTGTCCTACATTCTGGTCGTACTTGGAAACAGCGAACTTGGTTTCTTCAGTGATCTCCCATGGATAATATTTAGTTTGGGCTCTTTTTTTGCATGGAAAATTGTGATATTCTTCTTCATCTGGGCCTATCTCTCCATTTTCCTCTACAACGGTAAACCTTATGCAGGACCACCCATTGTATCCAATGGGTATGTTCCAAAATACGCTGCCAATGGAACTCTTTACTACATAATCAGTTTGATCTCTTTTGGAGCATTTGCTTACTTTATTGATCCAAATCTATGTCTCAATATATATCAAGATTTCGGCTCTATCGTTGCTGTTCTCAACATTACAGCCCTCGTCTTTGTTGGATGGCTTATGCAAAAGGGGATTTCAAACCCAGAAGCGAAAGGGGATCCTGAACAAGATAATTTAGAGGGCTACAGTCTTCAATATCTGTACTATAGAGGTATCGAGCTTCATCCACGAATCTATGGAGTAGATGTCAAACAATTGACAAATTGTCGTATTGGAATGATGGGATGGGCTCTTCTTGTTATTGCATTTACAGTTGCAAACATTCAATTGAATGGATTGCAGCCAGGTCCTTTGGCTCATGCCATTTTGATCTCAATTTATCTCTTTAAATTCTTTTACTGGGAAACTGGATATTTTAATACACTTGACATAACCTTGGACCGTGCTGGGTACTACTTGTGCTGGGGATGTCTTGTTTGGGTTCAAGTAATAAAGGCTTTGATTTTCCTTCCTCCtttttctaaatgattttttcccttgTATTTTTCTAGTGTTTCTATACGTTTACAGCATATTATATGGTGAGTCGGCCGGATAAGAGGGATAACTGGTATGAAGCCTTTCCAGTACTTTTCTTTGGAACACTATCAATACTTTTCAACTACATCACCGACagacaaaaggaaaaattccgTCAATCTAAAGGAAAATGTTTCATTTGGAATCGACCTGCCAAAAAGATTGTAAGTATTTGACTATGGAGTCTATGCACAAGATTTCTGCATATCAAGTAGAACTTTAATGCTATGCATGAgtgaatttcaaaatataacgtGAGAGGAATGATCCAATCAGCTCTTGAATTTAAGTATGTAAATTCAAGAGCTTGAGATAGCTTTTACAATATTGAAACGTGGCTATGTAGTATTTAactgtttatataaataaaaggttaaattaataatatatattatgctaTCAGTTGGATAGATCTTCCTCCTTTCTAGTGTAGCTGATGTGTCACAATACCTATGAaggtacattatacatataagtacAATCGAATTATATTcagatttctattttttaaaacaatgatttATTGTAATTACTTCTCCACTGATTGTAAATCAGagtcattatttaaattgattccaagtttacataaatacatattgcactttttttttctccttctcttcAAGGATGTGGAATATATTGATCACAACGGACTGAAACGACGAAATACTTTACTCACGAGTGGATACTGGGGGATTGTTCGCCATCTCAACTACGTATTTGAACTCTTAACCGCCTTAATTTGGTCCATACCTGCCTATAGAGGAAGTTTCATCTTACCCTTTGcttacttcttctttttggtCATTCTCTTGGTACATCGAACCATCCGGGATGACGAAAAATGTGAGAAGAAGTACGGTGAGGGATGGAGGAGATATAAGGCTGCTGTGCCATACAAAATGATTccctatatttattaaatttgttcacgaattattatttaatatatcccaTTAATTAAAAGTGTCTATGTTATCAACAACATTCCTTAATATTTAAgtaagaccaatttttttgtgtctttATTAAAGACctcatgataaataaatactccAGTAAAATAGACCATATTCATTGAAATAATGCGAAGATTTCATATCCAGGGACGTCCACAGGGGCGGGGAGTCCcctcaaaatacaaatttccaagaaatttagtttttggattttaattttttttccaaaaaccagctaaaaaaaaaattatatatacatatatagttattcCTGCAGACAATCCTGACATCCCTCATTCTTCAATTTAATGAACGATTTCTTATTATACCGTACACACATCTGCCAAGTTAGGTCACTATGTATGTAAGTTTTCCTAAGAAGTCCTTGAAAAAATTCATGCATTTCATGTGTTAAGAAACTTACttctcatacatatattatacgtacacatatatatttatttaacaaaggaGTGAATGTTATAAAAGAAAGTTAAGCTATACGGAGGGTGTCTAGAGACTATATATACTACATCTGtgatataatttctattaataagtaaaatatctcATTACCTGGTTAAAAGGTAAAGGATCACTCAAAATTCTTGGGGTCTCCTTATTTAAATTTACCTTTGATAAACAAAGAAGTAATCTCTCTActtaaggaataaataaaataaaatattattattttttataaaaaatgaaggttttaCATAAACAATCATTTCAATAATAGATAATTAGGGGCTTAAAAAGTACAATTCACTCTGTTTTCTCTAATCTTATCTTTAGTTTAAAAGTTTGATGTTTTCCTACAAAACTGGGGATTCGTACTCCCACTTAAGACTCGCGACTCAAAGTTAAAAGCTTCAGTAAGACTCAAGGCTTGTTGCTAAAACTCAAATATTATCCATTCATTCAAAGTAATTATTTGAGGAAGTTATCTTTTagagtatattataaaattttaatatttttcttgactgAATCAGAAGAATTGGGGACTTGTGTTCGAGTCACATTTAAGTCTCATTAAACACCAACTTCAAAAAAACTGTAGTTGGTGAACTCGTAGAAAATGCTTCGTGATCATCTTTGGTTATTGTAACCTCAtgtctagtgatgaaaatcctgtctAAATTATACATGTTAAAGAAATAAGAGACCGAAAATCACTATGAtacccctgacaattttaacagtgttttggaggagagcagctttgcTGTCAATACGTTTACTTAGATCAGCTGTGAGGAGGaaggaaattgaagaaaaaaaacaatgaaccTTGGCTTGAATTTCTCCTATTTCGATCCTCAAGTATACTTAAAGCCCAAGAAggtttacaattataacttccaAGTAAATCTAAAGGatattctccatttttcatgggcacactagttattactttatacttagatgttcagtcatcaagaaataaataataatgataacagctgaggaaaatataaaaacttatttagatTGTCAACTAGAAAAAACTGCTCCCGCTTTTTAGAGcatgttttatacacctctaaaTGTTCATTAATATCTGCCAAATACCagagatatagaaagaaagaaaatgccACTAGCATCAAGTAAGTAAAGAAATTACTAATAAGTAATCAACACTCATGCCTCAATGATTTTCACTTTGTAATGAGTGTTTCTTAATTAAAGGTTTTGAAAAAAccttttgtaatatatataaattagtcatTTAAGTATAtgatgggttttttttctaataccTGAAGCATATAATAAGAATACTTGTAAGCTTTTTTAATAAGTCCTtgacatattattaaaactttaacattaagattttttttcttcttgcaaTGATACTTTTAAGCATTTATGATGCGATCGATATATGACTTGAAAGTTATGCATAACGATATACATAGATGCATTAACGAGGTCACAAGGGTATTCCCGTCACATCAACAACTCCTACATGaatgtattgttatttttgccaGCTGTGAGTTACTTTACCATTGGTTCTTTTAAGTGTTCCAATCAATGATCtcagttaaatattattatgttgtgAATATCATAAATCTTTCTATAAGCCTCCTTTTGGTGTTATCACCCATGGAATTCAAAATGGTCGAACAGATCTGTCTGAAATTTAGggagtagacgtataaaatgacaaaacatgatgctatgatattttttttttgggacttTGAGTTTATTAAGAAGCTGTTTTGAACCGAAATAAAACCCCATTTcatttctctctttctatat
This window encodes:
- the LOC121124146 gene encoding uncharacterized protein, giving the protein MAATDDHFQHNVIPIGFIAFFTPLSYILVVLGNSELGFFSDLPWIIFSLGSFFAWKIVIFFFIWAYLSIFLYNGKPYAGPPIVSNGYVPKYAANGTLYYIISLISFGAFAYFIDPNLCLNIYQDFGSIVAVLNITALVFVGWLMQKGISNPEAKGDPEQDNLEGYSLQYLYYRGIELHPRIYGVDVKQLTNCRIGMMGWALLVIAFTVANIQLNGLQPGPLAHAILISIYLFKFFYWETGYFNTLDITLDRAGYYLCWGCLVWVQCFYTFTAYYMVSRPDKRDNWYEAFPVLFFGTLSILFNYITDRQKEKFRQSKGKCFIWNRPAKKIDVEYIDHNGLKRRNTLLTSGYWGIVRHLNYVFELLTALIWSIPAYRGSFILPFAYFFFLVILLVHRTIRDDEKCEKKYGEGWRRYKAAVPYKMIPYIY